Sequence from the Candidatus Cloacimonadota bacterium genome:
TATTTTGTATAGTGCAGGCAATTCTTGTGATCTGTTTAGGATTTTTTGGAAATCACGGAACTGTGTCGTTGATCAGTTATACTTTACCTGGAATTGTTGCAGATATTGTTGCGATTTTTTTCTCTAATAAAAACAAATTGGCATTTCACACCACGATTTGTACAGTTGCAAATCTTGCCGGAACCTTTACTGTTACGGTGCTCGTTATGCGACTGGCTTGGATTCCTTTATTGATCGCGATGGTTGTATCTGCAATTTCCGGTATTTTGGGTGGAATTGTTTCTTATAAATTATTTCACAAAATGATTGCATTTAAAATTATTCAAATCCGGAATTGTAAATGAAAAAAATTCTTATTATCCTCCTTATACTGGTTGCCGTTCTCAGTGTCTTGCTTTTATTAAGAGAACCACCCTCAAAAACAAATTCACAGCAAATTTCTAAAAACGGAATTGATATTTTGATAAGAGGGAATTCTTTTCATCTATCATTTGATGAACTCCGAAAAAATCGATTATATAAATTTTCAACAAAAATGGGAGATGAGTTATCAGGCTATCCTCTCACCGAAATTACGAATTTTTTAGGAGTTAAACCCAGTAGTTTCTCCAGTTTAAATTTTTACGCAATTGATGGCTGGACAGTCAAAACAGAGACTTCCGAACTAACAGATTGTTACTTGGTTTTCTTGCCTTCACAAAAGGATGTTCAGGTAATATTTGCAGAAGATGAACATCCGCAGAGATGGCTCAAATTTATAAAAAAAATTGAGCTGACAAAATGAACATTCTTTCTGCTAAAAACCTTTTTTTTCGCTACAATACCAATCAAGCGTGGATTCTAAAAGATTTTTTTTTGGAGGTAAAGGCAGGTGAAATAATTCAGATAAAAGGTAATAGTGGCTGTGGAAAAACCACTTTGCTTTACAATCTTTGCGGAGTAATCCCCAAGACAATTCACGGAATTCAAAAAGGAATCATTAATATTTTCGGAAAACCGATATTGTCCTTTTCTTTACCAGAACTCTCTCTGAAAATTAGTATTTTGCTGCAAAATCCTGAACATCAATTATTCTTCCCGAGTGTTGAGCAGGAATTGGCTTTTTATCCGGAAAATCTCCGGATCGAACCCAAGGTAATCGAACATCGCCTTTCCAAGATTCTGAAAGAACTTGAAATAGAACAGCTAAGAAACAGAGAAACTGCTTTCCTGTCTTATGGGGAAAAAAAATTGGTTGCTCTTGCTTCTTTGCTGACTTTCTCTCCTCAAGTTTTGTTGCTTGACGAACTCTTCAACGGAATTTCCGATAAAAAAATCGAACTTTTAATCACGCTTATCCAAAAATTATCTCAACAAGGGAAAGCGATAATTGCTACCGAACATCTGAACTTTTTTTCTAAGATCGCCACAAAAACCATTGAATTATGAAGGAACTGGTTTCAAATAATCAGACAAGATAAGACACAGATGAGTGTGATAAACAACATCACTTAGAAAAGAATTATTTACCAGATTAAATATTATAATAAAAAATGATTTTTTACAGCGTTCATCTGTTCAATCAGCGTAATCTGCGTCGAATTAAGTCAAAATGAAAACTGATTATTTATATAAAATCACAGGGCTGAATTTTGCTTATTTATCCCAAGAATCTATTTTTGAAAACTGCAATTTTCAAATAGGAAAAAATAAAACTACCTTAATCACAGGTGAGAATGGCAGCGGAAAAACTACGCTTTGCCGACTGCTATCCGGTTTGTTGCAAGATTTTGAAGGTGAAATTCAAATTGACGGAAATTCTATTAATTCCCTTTCCGTTCCCGAACTCTCAACAAAAATTATTTATATAAAACAAGGGACCGTGGAAAATCTAATCGGAACAACACCTTTTGAAGACCTTGGAATCTGGCAACATAAATTTCGGTCAAAGGACAATGAAGAAAAAAAATTTACTCGCACAAAT
This genomic interval carries:
- a CDS encoding ECF transporter S component — protein: MNFLKKFSTLDLLYISILSALGLAIKPIVTPLVHLISAPLVIPGGSLAGGFYMMWLVLVMAIVNKPGAGILFCIVQAILVICLGFFGNHGTVSLISYTLPGIVADIVAIFFSNKNKLAFHTTICTVANLAGTFTVTVLVMRLAWIPLLIAMVVSAISGILGGIVSYKLFHKMIAFKIIQIRNCK
- a CDS encoding ABC transporter ATP-binding protein — translated: MNILSAKNLFFRYNTNQAWILKDFFLEVKAGEIIQIKGNSGCGKTTLLYNLCGVIPKTIHGIQKGIINIFGKPILSFSLPELSLKISILLQNPEHQLFFPSVEQELAFYPENLRIEPKVIEHRLSKILKELEIEQLRNRETAFLSYGEKKLVALASLLTFSPQVLLLDELFNGISDKKIELLITLIQKLSQQGKAIIATEHLNFFSKIATKTIEL
- a CDS encoding ABC transporter ATP-binding protein — encoded protein: MKTDYLYKITGLNFAYLSQESIFENCNFQIGKNKTTLITGENGSGKTTLCRLLSGLLQDFEGEIQIDGNSINSLSVPELSTKIIYIKQGTVENLIGTTPFEDLGIWQHKFRSKDNEEKKFTRTNALHRFHLQDYAQSPVWEMSSGQIKRIGLSALLLANEQFWMLDEPSAGLDDNLIKILLNILRERKTQNLGTLILSHRQSYFKEIIDTHLNISDKNIQQV